Proteins encoded together in one Chrysemys picta bellii isolate R12L10 chromosome 22, ASM1138683v2, whole genome shotgun sequence window:
- the LOC101953301 gene encoding retinol dehydrogenase 8-like, translating to MSCRNVLLTGCSSGIGLALAVRLAKDELKRFRVIATMRNLDKREALEKQAGPALDKTLEIRQMDVTSEESIRRCVEGIPQRRVDVLVNNAGLGMIGPVESQSIAAMKSLFDTNFFGLVRLVREVFPDMKRRRRGHVVVMSSVLGLQGLIFNDIYSASKFAVEGFCESLALQALKFGVNISLIEPGPVVTEFERKLYEEAASMDLSAVDQETLDIFQGFYMAYSKEVFTVLGQSPDEVAEHTVKVIMAEKPPFRYQTNSLYTPMTTLKHADPTGNLPLNAFHQMIFQHDRLFKASLSLLKMLQWRKRRDVSYNKSP from the exons TTATCGCCACCATGAGGAACCTGGACAAGCGGGAGGCCTTGGAGAAGCAGGCGGGGCCGGCGCTGGACAAGACCCTGGAAATCCGCCAGATGGACGTGACCAGCGAGGAATCCATCCGGCGCTGCGTGGAGGGCATTCCCCAGCGGAGAGTGGACGTGCTGG TGAACAACGCGGGGCTGGGCATGATCGGGCCggtggagagccagagcatcgcTGCCATGAAGAGTCTCTTTGACACCAACTTCTTCGGGCTGGTGCGGCTGGTGCGCGAAGTTTTCCCCGACATGAAGCGCCGGCGCCGGGGCCACGTCGTGGTGATGAGCAGCGTGCTGGGGCTGCAAG gcCTCATCTTCAACGACATCTACTCCGCCTCCAAGTTCGCTGTGGAGGGTTTCTGTGAGAGCTTGGCCCTGCAGGCGCTGAAGTTTGGCGTGAA catCAGCCTGATCGAACCTGGGCCGGTGGTGACCGAGTTCGAAAGGAAACTCTACGAAGAAGCCGCCAGCATGGACCTGTCTGCCGTTGACCAGGAGACACTGGATATATTCCAAGGCTTCTACATGGCCTATTCCAAGGAAGTCTTCACGGTGCTGGGGCAGTCGCCGGACGAGGTGGCTGAG cacaCGGTCAAGGTGATCATGGCAGAGAAGCCGCCTTTTCGCTACCAGACCAACAGCCTCTACACGCCCATGACCACCCTGAAACACGCCGACCCCACCGGGAACCTGCCTCTGAACGCCTTCCACCAGATGATCTTCCAGCACGACCGGCTCTTCAAAGCCAGCCTCAGCCTTCTCAAGATGCTgcagtggaggaagaggagggacgTGTCCTATAACAAGTCTCCTTGA
- the GPR108 gene encoding protein GPR108 isoform X2, with product MFGRSRGRPGASGGLGRLLPLLLLLLGGAAGRIHRLVLTGEKRADIHLNTFGFYANGSLEVNVSRLHLGLGSAKQDKPWVGFSLSRTRIREALSYPGKESHNCTLEQTGAESRILFLIDVKQNKVQVRKLGEQKKLQIYSGLLPEVQNGGSDPKPADDSKDQAAPSKGTEGQPEAPGKAPDAANPQKKTEGEAKQPDSSHRGEDLVLDLGNVNDSYNFSFHVVIGSEAEGLYNLNFHNCHNRAPANQMPYDITVMIREKNPDGYLSAAEIPLIKLYLVMSACFLAAATVWVYFLCQHKFSVFKIHWLMAALAYTKALSLLFHSINYYFINTEGHPIESLAVMYFVTHLLKGALLFITIALIGTGWAFIKYILSDKEKKLFVIVIPLQVLANVAYIIIESSEEGSSDYASWKQILFLVDLLCCGAILFPVVWSIRHLQEASSTDGKAATNLAKLKLFRHYYVMVVCYIYFSRVIAILLKFTVPFQWQWLYELLVEVSTLVFFILTGYKFRPASNNPYLQLPQEEEEEEEELQMNQVITEAGVHEGLSKLKKSRAAREAV from the exons ATGTTCGGCCGGAGTCGGGGGCGGCCCGGGGCctcgggggggctggggcggctcctcccgctgctgttgctgctgctcggGGGCGCCGCGGGCCGGATCCACCGCCTGGTGCTGACG GGCGAGAAGAGGGCTGACATCCATTTGAACACCTTCGGCTTCTACGCGAATGGCTCCCTGGAGGTGAATGTGAGCCGGCTGCATCTTGGCCTTGGCAGCGCCAAGCAGGACAAGCCTTGG GTCGGCTTCAGCTTGTCCAGGACGAGGATTCGCGAGGCCCTCTCCTACCCA GGGAAGGAATCTCATAACTGCACCTTGGAACAAACCGGAGCGGAGTCGCGAATCCTCTTCCTCATTGACGTCAAACAGAACAA GGTTCAAGTGCGGAAGCTGGGAGAGCAGAAGAAGCTGCAGATTTATTCCGGTCTGCTCCCCGAGGTGCAGAATGGGGGCTCGGATCCGAAACCAGCCGACGATAGCAAGGACCAGGCTGCTCCCAGTAAAG GCACAGAAGGACAGCCGGAAGCGCCCGGTAAAGCGCCTGATGCGGCCAACCCCCAGAAGAAGACAGAGGGCGAAGCCAAGCAG CCGGATTCCAGCCACAGAGGGGAAGATCTGGTCCTAGATCTAGGGAACGTGAACGACTCCTACAACTTCAGC TTCCACGTAGTGATCGGCTCGGAGGCAGAAGGTCTGTACAACCTCAACTTTCACAACTGCCACAACAGAGCCCCGGCAAACCAGATGCCTTACGACATCACC GTGATGATCCGAGAGAAGAACCCGGATGGGTACCTGTCGGCTGCCGAGATCCCCCTCATCAAACTCTACCTGGTCATGTCCGCCTGCTTCCTGGCCGCGGCCACCGTGTGGGTCTACTTCCTCTGCCAGCACAA GTTCAGCGTGTTCAAAATCCACTGGCTCATGGCTGCCTTAGCCTATACCAAGGCCCTTTCTCTCCTCTTTCACAGC atCAACTACTATTTCATTAACACTGAGGGTCACCCTATCGAGAGCTTGGCCGTCATGTACTTCGTGACCCACCT GCTGAAGGGCGCCCTGCTCTTCATCACCATTGCGCTGATCGGGACAGGCTGGGCCTTCATCAAGTACATCCTGTCGGACAAAGAGAAGAAGCTCTTCGTGATCGTCATCCCCCTGCAG GTGCTGGCAAACGTCGCTTACATTATCATCGAGTCCTCGGAGGAGGGCAGCAGTGATTACGCCTCCTGGAAGCAGATCCTCTTTCTCGTGGACCTGCTCTGCTGCGGGGCCATCCTCTTCCCCGTGGTGTG GTCCATCCGCCACCTCCAGGAGGCCTCCAGCACAGACGGCAAAG CTGCCACAAACCTGGCGAAACTGAAGCTTTTCAGACATTACTACGTCATG gtCGTGTGTTACATTTACTTCTCCCGTGTCATTGCCATCCTGCTCAAATTCACCGTCCCCTTCCAGTGGCAGTGGCTCTACGAG CTCCTGGTTGAAGTATCCACCTTGGTTTTCTTCATCCTAACGGGATACAAGTTCCGCCCGGCTTCGAACAACCCTTATCTACAGCTgccccaagaggaggaggaggaggaggaggaactgcAGATGAATCAGGT GATCACAGAAGCCGGTGTCCATGAGGGTCTCTCCAAGCTGAAGAAGAGCAGGGCTGCCCGCGAGGCGGTGTGA
- the GPR108 gene encoding protein GPR108 isoform X1: protein MFGRSRGRPGASGGLGRLLPLLLLLLGGAAGRIHRLVLTGEKRADIHLNTFGFYANGSLEVNVSRLHLGLGSAKQDKPWVGFSLSRTRIREALSYPFSSLQGKESHNCTLEQTGAESRILFLIDVKQNKVQVRKLGEQKKLQIYSGLLPEVQNGGSDPKPADDSKDQAAPSKGTEGQPEAPGKAPDAANPQKKTEGEAKQPDSSHRGEDLVLDLGNVNDSYNFSFHVVIGSEAEGLYNLNFHNCHNRAPANQMPYDITVMIREKNPDGYLSAAEIPLIKLYLVMSACFLAAATVWVYFLCQHKFSVFKIHWLMAALAYTKALSLLFHSINYYFINTEGHPIESLAVMYFVTHLLKGALLFITIALIGTGWAFIKYILSDKEKKLFVIVIPLQVLANVAYIIIESSEEGSSDYASWKQILFLVDLLCCGAILFPVVWSIRHLQEASSTDGKAATNLAKLKLFRHYYVMVVCYIYFSRVIAILLKFTVPFQWQWLYELLVEVSTLVFFILTGYKFRPASNNPYLQLPQEEEEEEEELQMNQVITEAGVHEGLSKLKKSRAAREAV, encoded by the exons ATGTTCGGCCGGAGTCGGGGGCGGCCCGGGGCctcgggggggctggggcggctcctcccgctgctgttgctgctgctcggGGGCGCCGCGGGCCGGATCCACCGCCTGGTGCTGACG GGCGAGAAGAGGGCTGACATCCATTTGAACACCTTCGGCTTCTACGCGAATGGCTCCCTGGAGGTGAATGTGAGCCGGCTGCATCTTGGCCTTGGCAGCGCCAAGCAGGACAAGCCTTGG GTCGGCTTCAGCTTGTCCAGGACGAGGATTCGCGAGGCCCTCTCCTACCCA TTTTCCTCTCTGCAGGGGAAGGAATCTCATAACTGCACCTTGGAACAAACCGGAGCGGAGTCGCGAATCCTCTTCCTCATTGACGTCAAACAGAACAA GGTTCAAGTGCGGAAGCTGGGAGAGCAGAAGAAGCTGCAGATTTATTCCGGTCTGCTCCCCGAGGTGCAGAATGGGGGCTCGGATCCGAAACCAGCCGACGATAGCAAGGACCAGGCTGCTCCCAGTAAAG GCACAGAAGGACAGCCGGAAGCGCCCGGTAAAGCGCCTGATGCGGCCAACCCCCAGAAGAAGACAGAGGGCGAAGCCAAGCAG CCGGATTCCAGCCACAGAGGGGAAGATCTGGTCCTAGATCTAGGGAACGTGAACGACTCCTACAACTTCAGC TTCCACGTAGTGATCGGCTCGGAGGCAGAAGGTCTGTACAACCTCAACTTTCACAACTGCCACAACAGAGCCCCGGCAAACCAGATGCCTTACGACATCACC GTGATGATCCGAGAGAAGAACCCGGATGGGTACCTGTCGGCTGCCGAGATCCCCCTCATCAAACTCTACCTGGTCATGTCCGCCTGCTTCCTGGCCGCGGCCACCGTGTGGGTCTACTTCCTCTGCCAGCACAA GTTCAGCGTGTTCAAAATCCACTGGCTCATGGCTGCCTTAGCCTATACCAAGGCCCTTTCTCTCCTCTTTCACAGC atCAACTACTATTTCATTAACACTGAGGGTCACCCTATCGAGAGCTTGGCCGTCATGTACTTCGTGACCCACCT GCTGAAGGGCGCCCTGCTCTTCATCACCATTGCGCTGATCGGGACAGGCTGGGCCTTCATCAAGTACATCCTGTCGGACAAAGAGAAGAAGCTCTTCGTGATCGTCATCCCCCTGCAG GTGCTGGCAAACGTCGCTTACATTATCATCGAGTCCTCGGAGGAGGGCAGCAGTGATTACGCCTCCTGGAAGCAGATCCTCTTTCTCGTGGACCTGCTCTGCTGCGGGGCCATCCTCTTCCCCGTGGTGTG GTCCATCCGCCACCTCCAGGAGGCCTCCAGCACAGACGGCAAAG CTGCCACAAACCTGGCGAAACTGAAGCTTTTCAGACATTACTACGTCATG gtCGTGTGTTACATTTACTTCTCCCGTGTCATTGCCATCCTGCTCAAATTCACCGTCCCCTTCCAGTGGCAGTGGCTCTACGAG CTCCTGGTTGAAGTATCCACCTTGGTTTTCTTCATCCTAACGGGATACAAGTTCCGCCCGGCTTCGAACAACCCTTATCTACAGCTgccccaagaggaggaggaggaggaggaggaactgcAGATGAATCAGGT GATCACAGAAGCCGGTGTCCATGAGGGTCTCTCCAAGCTGAAGAAGAGCAGGGCTGCCCGCGAGGCGGTGTGA